In Treponema primitia ZAS-2, a genomic segment contains:
- a CDS encoding ABC transporter ATP-binding protein — MVELRGIQKHFSSNGVIALDHAEFDLRPGEIHALLGENGAGKSTLMHVMAGYLKPVSGRILVDGTEHHFPAPGAALKAGIGMVRQHPHLVPGFTVWEDCILGAEPLSAGLVNRVKARAQVQALSDRWGFDLPLDKPTETLTVSQGQKAAILALLLRGERYLIFDEVTAVLSPGETEGLFSLFRQLSADGKGIVIISHKLEETLGLADRVSILRKGKTIATMPASSLDSEKAGALMFGAAIGTGQKGAKYPFAKTVPGTLFSVRGFSVEVPGKPFIRKVDLDLPPGKVLGIAGVRDSGLETLELGLTGFLPPAGGTVSLGGRDITGKGPRAFRDARGAYIGADRSGTALAPGLRIRDNLIIHVHRRSRMGLLGALGIMDTGLLKSWVKTILSNAGITANPMQKADSLSGGMQQRIILMREFAEDAAFLVLADPGWGLDYAGRARLIREIEAQAEKGTGVLVFSTDVDELLSVSDEILVLRNGEFSDRISLAGVPGDPDTVRGLKERIGRAMIGEANNV; from the coding sequence GTGGTTGAGCTGCGGGGTATACAGAAACACTTTTCCTCCAACGGGGTTATTGCCCTGGACCATGCGGAATTCGATCTCCGGCCCGGGGAAATCCATGCCCTCCTGGGAGAAAACGGCGCGGGGAAATCTACCCTCATGCATGTCATGGCAGGGTACCTCAAACCCGTTTCGGGGCGGATACTGGTCGACGGAACGGAACATCATTTCCCCGCCCCGGGAGCCGCCCTCAAAGCGGGCATAGGCATGGTCCGCCAGCACCCCCACCTGGTACCGGGCTTTACGGTCTGGGAGGACTGCATACTCGGCGCAGAACCCCTTTCAGCGGGCCTGGTAAACCGGGTCAAAGCCCGCGCCCAGGTCCAGGCCCTTTCGGATCGCTGGGGCTTTGATTTGCCCCTAGATAAACCAACAGAAACACTAACCGTAAGTCAGGGCCAAAAAGCTGCGATCCTCGCCCTGCTGCTCCGGGGGGAACGGTACCTCATCTTTGACGAAGTAACTGCGGTTTTAAGCCCCGGAGAAACTGAAGGTCTCTTCAGCCTGTTCAGGCAGCTCAGTGCCGATGGAAAGGGCATTGTCATCATCTCCCACAAACTGGAAGAGACCCTGGGGCTCGCCGACCGGGTAAGTATTCTGCGGAAAGGGAAAACCATCGCAACCATGCCCGCTTCATCCCTGGACAGCGAAAAAGCCGGCGCCCTCATGTTCGGCGCTGCAATTGGCACCGGTCAAAAGGGTGCCAAGTACCCTTTTGCCAAAACGGTGCCTGGCACCCTTTTTTCGGTCCGGGGCTTTTCGGTGGAGGTTCCGGGCAAGCCCTTTATACGCAAGGTGGACCTGGACCTGCCGCCCGGGAAGGTGCTGGGAATCGCCGGGGTCCGGGACAGCGGCCTGGAAACCCTGGAATTAGGGCTTACGGGGTTTTTGCCACCCGCCGGGGGGACGGTGAGCCTGGGCGGGCGGGACATTACCGGGAAGGGGCCCCGGGCGTTTCGAGATGCCCGGGGCGCCTACATTGGGGCAGACCGATCCGGGACCGCCCTGGCGCCGGGCTTGCGGATCAGGGATAACCTGATTATCCATGTGCACCGTCGGTCCCGGATGGGTTTGCTTGGTGCTTTGGGGATCATGGATACGGGGCTTTTAAAGTCTTGGGTAAAAACTATCCTGAGCAATGCGGGGATCACGGCAAACCCCATGCAAAAAGCAGATTCCCTTTCCGGCGGTATGCAGCAGCGGATAATCCTGATGCGGGAATTTGCCGAGGACGCGGCTTTCCTGGTGCTGGCGGACCCGGGCTGGGGGCTGGACTATGCAGGTAGGGCCAGGCTTATCCGGGAAATCGAGGCCCAGGCCGAAAAAGGGACCGGGGTCCTGGTTTTTTCCACCGACGTGGATGAACTTCTCTCTGTCTCAGATGAAATCCTGGTATTACGGAATGGTGAATTTTCCGACCGCATTTCCTTAGCGGGAGTTCCCGGGGACCCTGATACGGTACGGGGGCTTAAGGAGCGCATAGGCCGGGCCATGATTGGAGAAGCGAACAATGTCTGA
- a CDS encoding ABC transporter permease translates to MSALFSSEAIRSLLQSAAPLMLGSLGALFTEISGSLGIFIEGFMSLGSFFSWIFTGWMHSAFWGIFFTALLAALIGWALARFVHLTGANPFIAALAMNLAAGGITETLSILWFGTKGVLRNPAISLPKPLHIPLVENIPFIGNILSGNQPSVYLAWGLTILAAFVVGKTRLGLRLRAAGLSAEAASERGIRPERYREGAWAAAAFLAALAGAALSFRVGVYAPGGVAGRGWICLAAVFLGFRRVWGTLIAALVFALAERIGLGVQSFGALPATVVLGLPSALALVLYTLSNVVGRVKGRKKV, encoded by the coding sequence ATGAGCGCCCTCTTTTCTTCAGAAGCAATCCGGAGCCTCCTCCAATCCGCCGCCCCCCTGATGCTGGGCAGCCTGGGGGCCCTCTTTACGGAAATTTCCGGTTCCCTGGGAATCTTTATTGAAGGCTTCATGTCCCTGGGTTCCTTCTTTTCCTGGATATTTACCGGGTGGATGCATTCCGCCTTCTGGGGCATCTTCTTCACCGCCCTCCTGGCCGCCCTGATCGGCTGGGCTTTGGCCCGGTTCGTCCACCTTACCGGGGCAAACCCCTTTATCGCCGCCCTGGCCATGAACCTCGCCGCCGGGGGGATCACCGAAACCCTTTCGATACTCTGGTTTGGTACCAAGGGGGTTTTGCGGAACCCGGCCATCTCCCTCCCGAAACCACTGCACATTCCTCTGGTTGAAAACATCCCCTTCATAGGAAATATACTTTCGGGCAATCAGCCTTCGGTGTATCTTGCCTGGGGCTTAACGATACTGGCAGCGTTTGTGGTGGGCAAAACCCGCCTTGGGCTGCGGCTGCGGGCTGCGGGCCTGTCGGCGGAGGCCGCCTCGGAACGGGGCATACGGCCGGAACGGTATCGGGAAGGGGCCTGGGCCGCCGCCGCCTTTCTTGCTGCACTGGCCGGCGCCGCCCTTAGCTTTCGTGTGGGGGTCTATGCCCCCGGCGGGGTTGCCGGCAGGGGCTGGATTTGCCTGGCCGCAGTATTCCTGGGGTTCCGCCGGGTTTGGGGGACCCTTATAGCAGCGTTAGTGTTCGCCCTGGCGGAGCGGATAGGACTGGGGGTGCAGAGCTTTGGCGCATTACCCGCCACGGTGGTCCTGGGGTTGCCGTCGGCACTGGCGCTGGTGCTGTATACGCTGTCTAATGTTGTCGGCAGGGTTAAGGGGAGGAAAAAAGTTTAG
- a CDS encoding ABC transporter permease, translating to MSETNRKNLTIPGALMGAIISVVCAVFLATLIILFTSSDPGFTLRAFFTGPWKSSWFLGNTLDSIALLLTASLGIALAFRGGCFNLGGEGQIYLGGLAASVVLLKASPQNTPPTLAAFGILALAALAAILIGSAMGGLSGILKRRFGANELITSFLISSALSPVADYIISGPFRNPEGSLMATRRFTVLLPRIMPPSNLSLSFIFALALVCLGRIFLYHTVWGYRYKISGSAPDFARYGGINPERCIVPAMTVSGALNGLTGFFAVAGTYGLCHLGFPGGLGWNAVAVSLIARNRPLALIPAALIFGWLKAGSDAALLSRGLSFETTSFIQAVVLILATIRFTAPIILKPRKLPRKAPDTSGRNEA from the coding sequence ATGTCTGAAACAAACCGGAAAAACCTTACCATACCCGGCGCCCTGATGGGGGCCATCATTTCGGTAGTCTGCGCAGTATTCCTGGCAACGCTCATCATTTTGTTCACCTCTTCCGATCCCGGTTTTACGCTCCGGGCATTTTTTACCGGCCCCTGGAAATCCTCCTGGTTTTTGGGAAATACCCTGGACAGCATAGCATTACTGCTGACTGCATCCCTAGGCATAGCACTGGCGTTTCGGGGGGGCTGCTTCAATTTAGGAGGGGAGGGGCAAATCTACCTGGGCGGCTTGGCTGCATCGGTGGTGCTCCTGAAGGCGTCCCCCCAAAACACCCCGCCGACCCTGGCAGCCTTTGGCATACTCGCCCTGGCAGCCCTGGCGGCGATCCTGATCGGGAGCGCCATGGGCGGCCTTTCGGGGATACTCAAACGCCGCTTCGGGGCAAACGAGCTGATCACCTCCTTTCTCATCTCCTCGGCCCTGTCCCCGGTGGCGGACTATATTATTTCTGGGCCTTTTCGGAATCCCGAGGGAAGCCTCATGGCTACAAGGCGCTTCACCGTCCTACTTCCCCGAATCATGCCCCCATCAAATCTTTCGCTCTCCTTTATTTTCGCCCTGGCCCTTGTTTGCCTGGGGCGCATCTTCCTATACCACACCGTCTGGGGCTACCGGTACAAGATATCCGGGTCCGCCCCGGATTTCGCCCGCTACGGCGGCATCAACCCCGAACGATGCATAGTACCGGCCATGACCGTTTCGGGAGCCCTGAATGGCTTGACAGGTTTTTTCGCCGTGGCCGGTACCTACGGACTCTGCCACCTGGGCTTCCCCGGGGGCCTCGGCTGGAACGCCGTAGCAGTGTCCCTTATCGCCCGGAACCGTCCCCTGGCATTGATCCCCGCAGCCCTGATCTTCGGCTGGCTCAAGGCTGGGTCCGACGCAGCGTTGCTGTCCCGGGGCCTCAGTTTTGAAACCACCTCCTTCATCCAGGCGGTGGTACTCATCCTGGCGACCATCCGGTTTACTGCGCCGATTATCCTGAAGCCCCGCAAATTACCGCGGAAAGCCCCGGACACTTCGGGGAGGAATGAAGCATGA